A single region of the Zonotrichia leucophrys gambelii isolate GWCS_2022_RI chromosome 9, RI_Zleu_2.0, whole genome shotgun sequence genome encodes:
- the CLDN1 gene encoding claudin-1 → MASGGLQLLGFVMAFLGWIGIIISTAMPQWKMASYAGDNIVTAQALYEGLWMSCAMQSTGQIQCKVYDSLLKLEGSLQATRALMVASILLGLVGMFVAVTGMKCMKCMEDDQVKKMRMAVFGGVIFIISGLAALVATSWYGNRVARAFYDPFTPVNTRFEFGSALFIGWAASSLAILGGSFLCCSCPRRETSYPPTRGYPKNASSTGKDYV, encoded by the exons ATGGCCAGCggagggctgcagctcctgggcttcGTCATGGCCTTCCTCGGCTGGATCGGCATCATCATCAGCACCGCCATGCCCCAGTGGAAGATGGCATCCTACGCGGGGGACAACATCGTCACGGCCCAGGCGCTCTACGAGGGGCTGTGGATGTCGTGCGCCATGCAGAGCACGGGGCAGATCCAGTGCAAGGTGTACGATTCGCTGCTCAAGCTGGAAG GCAGTCTGCAGGCCACAAGGGCTTTGATGGTGGCTTCAATACTCCTGGGGCTTGTTGGAATGTTTGTTGCTGTAACAGGCATGAAATGCATGAAGTGCATGGAAGATGACCAGGTGAAGAAAATGAGGATGGCTGTCTTCGGTGGGGTGATCTTCATCATTTCAG GTCTGGCAGCACTGGTGGCCACCTCGTGGTATGGCAACAGAGTGGCTCGGGCCTTTTATGATCCTTTCACCCCTGTCAACACCAG ATTTGAGTTTGGATCAGCTCTCTTTATTGGCTGGGCAGCTTCATCTCTGGCCATACTGGGGGgatccttcctctgctgctcctgtccaCGGAGAGAAACTTCATATCCCCCCACCCGAGGCTACCCAAAAAATGCCTCCTCCACAGGGAAGGATTATGTATAA